GGAACCGggccaaaatttgaaactcaTTATATTTGTACCGTACCCACAAGTATAAATGAAAATTGCGTCAGCTTATTCAGTAAGAGCGGGGatgataatattaaaaatgtgcccacaatagacagcatagtatcaaaaaataattctttaagTCCGAATACAACGAGTGAAAAGGGTAAAAGTTGGAATTTCATTAAGACTACGTTAAATGTATCAAATGTCCCGCTGAATAATGAAGCCACTGCTATAAAATGTATTCCTACGAGAGCAGCACATAGGAGAAACGACGATTTTCAAGAGGAGCAAATTCCTTGTACAAACATAGCAACACATAGCTTAGAGTCGCCGTTGCCATATCAGGCTCTAAACTGTAACAGTAATCAGAATTTGTTAAAAACAAACACTCGAGAATCCATCGAACCGAATAACAATAGCTACAGCAAAAGTAGTAATTCTAAATCTGGTCTAAGCTCCATTTTCTACAACAGCTCCACAATCCACAGTACTATAAGCGGCAATAAAATGGTTGGTGCACAAAAGAAAATTCAGCAACAACCTTCACAATCGCGTAATTACGAGCAGAATTTCCATAACCATAAAAGAGCAAGTGGACATGATGGGCAAGATTTGTTATTATTAGATAAATCTGCCGTAATTGAGTCCACAACGAATACTCGAGCGAGCCAAAGTACCTTTACAGCTACGTATAATCGTGACATTCACCATGCAACGGAGAAAATGTCCAATAACGTTAGTGCCAATGTTACCTCAGACATTTCTCATACAAACGACGCTTGCATTATGCATTCATTTACTGATGATAATGTTTCCATGATGAAGATATGCAGCGATGATCTCATAACAACAGCTAAGCTTTGTTCGGAACAGCAAGCACAATTTGTGCAAAAGTATGATATAAATCGAAGTAGGTGCCACGCACAACAAATTCCCCCTACTATGCAAGAGTATACGAACGCTGATAACAGCGAGAATGTACCTCTTTTTCCGATAACATTATCTGCCAACCTGAAAATTTTGCAGATGCAACCAGAGACAGAAAATATCCACAGCCATCCACATCAGCAACATCAATTAACCCATTACAATAGTAGTAATACTGGAATACAAAAACTTGGCGAACCAGAAAAAAATTGGTGTTCTTCGAAGTCTCTTACAGGTAAATTTGTCTAATaatcttttaaagttttttttgtgaaacGTTGAATCTTCATTGAATCTAAATTCTTGTTTTATATATCTATAAATAAGAGTTGTCAAAATTTTCAGTAGcaaatctcaaaaaaattaaatacatattttatggaCTTTATTTAACCACATACATAGGTCCTATGGTTAGCTATTTTCCAGGTTCAGTGTAAAAGTTCTGCTTTTTCAGAGCAAAAATCTGATTAGGTGCATTTTGCAGACCTCTATTTGTTCGATTAAGGGCGTTGCGCAGAAACTACAATTACTCCTATTAAAGGACTTTTCAGTGGATATATTAAACCTTACGAGTCCTGCTCTCTCAGTTTCTGTCAAAGGATCAAAGTTCTTTGTAGTCTGGAATTGTCATGATGTTGAATTCTGGCCACTTGTTGACGGCAGTGATAAGTTGGCACTCTTTACTGGACTGTTAAGACAACCCAATATTATatccaaaaattattatatgcaCTCGTATTGCAGCATTGGGTATATAATATCATGAAGACACAATGTCAAACAGAAATTTATTTCTGTGGGGGCTTCTGGCGTTGTAATTCCGTCTCGCTCACTTTTCCATTAAACCGCTCTGTAGGGCTCATTTGGTTTTGctgatttttctatattttcgttttttatccTAGTAGTATCAATCAATGATGCCTATGATAATTTTGTTAGGAAGCATTCTTAATCTGCAACTGTGAGTGGGTAATAATGTAaacattacaataaaatttgttatgaAAAATTAGAAACTGTAAATTTATGTCAGCATTGTACCAAAAATTCATATGAACtagtttaaaatttatgaaaatttacgaggtgaattaaaaatttggttgttttaacagcataaaatattcttcataaatttttagGTTTTAAGCTTATGAATACTTGTTCGAGAAATTTCGCGagggttttattttgtttcattcgtATTTACTACCGTCCGAATACCTTAATTTTATCGGATGCCTAAAGTTCAGCGTTTGTAACTATGATATTATATACACAATGAGTATAGTATATTATCTGAAAGTCAAAGTAGTATCCGAGTTTATAAaggttatattttattttaccaatGAAGACTATAAAAGATGTTAAAGATTTCGTTTcttaaaaaacagcaaaaaattacaaatgtaTAACttaatgtacatacttatatgtgtttattCGCGAGAAACTTTAAAGTATTACCAAGCGTTTTTTACAGCATTATCCTTGGCCAGAATAATTTCGACAACAGCTACTGCGTCGTCTTCGACACTGGCTACACCTATTACCTGTGCATTGCCTAACAAAATTGATATGTGTTCATCAACAAGACTATCAACTACAAATCCGGATTGCAAAATACCTTGTATTCTTACAAGTGCAGTTACAGCAACTTCAGAAAGCGATTGTTCAGTCCTAATGTCATCCAGAACGGCTGCTACGGAATGTCAGTTGGAACAACTACCGGATGTAGGTGACACGTTTTCATTCCATGAGCAAATCATTATGTCAGGACAGGAAAAGTGTGCCTTGCAGGCGAAACCTAAATCTTTGGTTGTATCTCCGCAACAAGTAATGGTACTATATATGCATAAATTAACGCCATATGAGCGCACAGAAATATTAGCTTATCCGCAAATATATTTCATCGGTGCAAACGCTAAAAAGCGACCCGGTATATTCGGTCCAAATAATTCCGATTACGATAACGATCAGGgcgcatatatacacatatcacATGATCATGTTGCTTATCGCTATGAAATGCTCAAAGTGATAGGTAAAGGTAGCTTTGGCCAAGTTATCAAAGCATATGACCACAAAACGCATGAGCATGTCGCCCTGAAAATTGTACgaaatgaaaaacgctttcacCGGCAAGCACAGGAGGAAATACGCATTTTGCACCATTTGCGGAGACAAGACAAGTATAATACAATGAATATAATCCACATGTTCGATTATTTTACATTTCGCAATCATATGTGCATTACTTTTGAGTtacttaatataaatttatatgagttgataaaaaaaaatggcttcAAAGGTTTTAGCCTTCAACTTGTTCGAAAATTCGCTCATTCACTGCTGCAATGCTT
The Anastrepha ludens isolate Willacy chromosome X, idAnaLude1.1, whole genome shotgun sequence DNA segment above includes these coding regions:
- the LOC128869136 gene encoding dual specificity tyrosine-phosphorylation-regulated kinase mbk-2-like isoform X1 gives rise to the protein MPIPQHKSPYNVKNDGTGPKFETHYICTVPTSINENCVSLFSKSGDDNIKNVPTIDSIVSKNNSLSPNTTSEKGKSWNFIKTTLNVSNVPLNNEATAIKCIPTRAAHRRNDDFQEEQIPCTNIATHSLESPLPYQALNCNSNQNLLKTNTRESIEPNNNSYSKSSNSKSGLSSIFYNSSTIHSTISGNKMVGAQKKIQQQPSQSRNYEQNFHNHKRASGHDGQDLLLLDKSAVIESTTNTRASQSTFTATYNRDIHHATEKMSNNVSANVTSDISHTNDACIMHSFTDDNVSMMKICSDDLITTAKLCSEQQAQFVQKYDINRSRCHAQQIPPTMQEYTNADNSENVPLFPITLSANLKILQMQPETENIHSHPHQQHQLTHYNSSNTGIQKLGEPEKNWCSSKSLTALSLARIISTTATASSSTLATPITCALPNKIDMCSSTRLSTTNPDCKIPCILTSAVTATSESDCSVLMSSRTAATECQLEQLPDVGDTFSFHEQIIMSGQEKCALQAKPKSLVVSPQQVMVLYMHKLTPYERTEILAYPQIYFIGANAKKRPGIFGPNNSDYDNDQGAYIHISHDHVAYRYEMLKVIGKGSFGQVIKAYDHKTHEHVALKIVRNEKRFHRQAQEEIRILHHLRRQDKYNTMNIIHMFDYFTFRNHMCITFELLNINLYELIKKNGFKGFSLQLVRKFAHSLLQCLDALYKNEIIHCDMKPENVLLKQQGRSGIKAWFLSDDFITMNVIRYHCYFCLLLNFYGM
- the LOC128869136 gene encoding dual specificity tyrosine-phosphorylation-regulated kinase mbk-2-like isoform X4 gives rise to the protein MPIPQHKSPYNVKNDGTGPKFETHYICTVPTSINENCVSLFSKSGDDNIKNVPTIDSIVSKNNSLSPNTTSEKGKSWNFIKTTLNVSNVPLNNEATAIKCIPTRAAHRRNDDFQEEQIPCTNIATHSLESPLPYQALNCNSNQNLLKTNTRESIEPNNNSYSKSSNSKSGLSSIFYNSSTIHSTISGNKMVGAQKKIQQQPSQSRNYEQNFHNHKRASGHDGQDLLLLDKSAVIESTTNTRASQSTFTATYNRDIHHATEKMSNNVSANVTSDISHTNDACIMHSFTDDNVSMMKICSDDLITTAKLCSEQQAQFVQKYDINRSRCHAQQIPPTMQEYTNADNSENVPLFPITLSANLKILQMQPETENIHSHPHQQHQLTHYNSSNTGIQKLGEPEKNWCSSKSLTALSLARIISTTATASSSTLATPITCALPNKIDMCSSTRLSTTNPDCKIPCILTSAVTATSESDCSVLMSSRTAATECQLEQLPDVGDTFSFHEQIIMSGQEKCALQAKPKSLVVSPQQVMVLYMHKLTPYERTEILAYPQIYFIGANAKKRPGIFGPNNSDYDNDQGAYIHISHDHVAYRYEMLKVIGKGSFGQVIKAYDHKTHEHVALKIVRNEKRFHRQAQEEIRILHHLRRQDKYNTMNIIHMFDYFTFRNHMCITFELLNINLYELIKKNGFKGFSLQLVRKFAHSLLQCLDALYKNEIIHCDMKPENVLLKQQGRSGIKDGSTRIN
- the LOC128869136 gene encoding dual specificity tyrosine-phosphorylation-regulated kinase mbk-2-like isoform X3, with the translated sequence MPIPQHKSPYNVKNDGTGPKFETHYICTVPTSINENCVSLFSKSGDDNIKNVPTIDSIVSKNNSLSPNTTSEKGKSWNFIKTTLNVSNVPLNNEATAIKCIPTRAAHRRNDDFQEEQIPCTNIATHSLESPLPYQALNCNSNQNLLKTNTRESIEPNNNSYSKSSNSKSGLSSIFYNSSTIHSTISGNKMVGAQKKIQQQPSQSRNYEQNFHNHKRASGHDGQDLLLLDKSAVIESTTNTRASQSTFTATYNRDIHHATEKMSNNVSANVTSDISHTNDACIMHSFTDDNVSMMKICSDDLITTAKLCSEQQAQFVQKYDINRSRCHAQQIPPTMQEYTNADNSENVPLFPITLSANLKILQMQPETENIHSHPHQQHQLTHYNSSNTGIQKLGEPEKNWCSSKSLTALSLARIISTTATASSSTLATPITCALPNKIDMCSSTRLSTTNPDCKIPCILTSAVTATSESDCSVLMSSRTAATECQLEQLPDVGDTFSFHEQIIMSGQEKCALQAKPKSLVVSPQQVMVLYMHKLTPYERTEILAYPQIYFIGANAKKRPGIFGPNNSDYDNDQGAYIHISHDHVAYRYEMLKVIGKGSFGQVIKAYDHKTHEHVALKIVRNEKRFHRQAQEEIRILHHLRRQDKYNTMNIIHMFDYFTFRNHMCITFELLNINLYELIKKNGFKGFSLQLVRKFAHSLLQCLDALYKNEIIHCDMKPENVLLKQQGRSGIKVSAILQAKQAGI
- the LOC128869136 gene encoding dual specificity tyrosine-phosphorylation-regulated kinase mbk-2-like isoform X2, encoding MPIPQHKSPYNVKNDGTGPKFETHYICTVPTSINENCVSLFSKSGDDNIKNVPTIDSIVSKNNSLSPNTTSEKGKSWNFIKTTLNVSNVPLNNEATAIKCIPTRAAHRRNDDFQEEQIPCTNIATHSLESPLPYQALNCNSNQNLLKTNTRESIEPNNNSYSKSSNSKSGLSSIFYNSSTIHSTISGNKMVGAQKKIQQQPSQSRNYEQNFHNHKRASGHDGQDLLLLDKSAVIESTTNTRASQSTFTATYNRDIHHATEKMSNNVSANVTSDISHTNDACIMHSFTDDNVSMMKICSDDLITTAKLCSEQQAQFVQKYDINRSRCHAQQIPPTMQEYTNADNSENVPLFPITLSANLKILQMQPETENIHSHPHQQHQLTHYNSSNTGIQKLGEPEKNWCSSKSLTALSLARIISTTATASSSTLATPITCALPNKIDMCSSTRLSTTNPDCKIPCILTSAVTATSESDCSVLMSSRTAATECQLEQLPDVGDTFSFHEQIIMSGQEKCALQAKPKSLVVSPQQVMVLYMHKLTPYERTEILAYPQIYFIGANAKKRPGIFGPNNSDYDNDQGAYIHISHDHVAYRYEMLKVIGKGSFGQVIKAYDHKTHEHVALKIVRNEKRFHRQAQEEIRILHHLRRQDKYNTMNIIHMFDYFTFRNHMCITFELLNINLYELIKKNGFKGFSLQLVRKFAHSLLQCLDALYKNEIIHCDMKPENVLLKQQGRSGIKITKMTPTIRNIILEASFAAIRCYA